A stretch of the Coprobacillus cateniformis genome encodes the following:
- a CDS encoding class I mannose-6-phosphate isomerase produces MNEKYIFLKPTFSTAIWGNGKLVYQYHVEKYVPKGMPINEITGLGAMSGLPEDANEILTGQYQGRKLNELYDEHPELFGTPSTLKWEHLPVSMGIAHACADLSVQVHPTEEFAMKNLGRHGKSESWYIVDCDSHGDIVMGHNAKTLKELENYIDRKNWQGLLKRYPIMPGSFYNIQAGTLHAIQKGTTFMEVCNPCPITYRFYDYDRLDRQGKPRDTHIQLAKENILIPFVCQDTHYQYRQNGGVTEIKLTDNENFSVFKYVIAGVGELSMPKSYLGAFVIEGHGEIDGVSLKAGDSFLITANTKKLLWKGEMTLLAYSG; encoded by the coding sequence GTGAATGAGAAATATATATTTTTAAAACCGACTTTTTCTACAGCAATATGGGGAAATGGAAAATTAGTCTATCAATATCATGTTGAAAAATATGTTCCTAAAGGTATGCCTATCAATGAGATTACAGGCTTAGGAGCAATGAGTGGATTACCAGAAGATGCAAATGAAATCTTAACAGGTCAATATCAGGGAAGAAAGTTAAATGAATTATATGATGAACATCCTGAATTATTTGGAACGCCTTCAACTTTAAAATGGGAACATCTTCCAGTATCTATGGGAATTGCTCATGCTTGTGCTGATTTAAGTGTACAAGTCCATCCTACAGAAGAATTTGCCATGAAGAATTTAGGAAGACATGGAAAAAGTGAAAGTTGGTATATTGTAGATTGTGACTCTCATGGAGATATTGTTATGGGTCATAATGCCAAAACATTGAAAGAGTTAGAGAATTATATTGATAGGAAAAATTGGCAGGGACTATTAAAACGATATCCAATTATGCCAGGAAGTTTTTATAATATACAAGCTGGAACATTACATGCCATTCAAAAAGGGACAACATTTATGGAGGTGTGTAATCCTTGTCCTATTACATATCGTTTTTATGATTATGATCGATTAGATCGTCAAGGGAAACCAAGAGATACACATATTCAACTTGCAAAAGAAAATATTTTAATACCTTTTGTTTGCCAGGATACACATTATCAATATCGTCAAAATGGTGGTGTTACTGAAATAAAATTAACAGATAATGAAAATTTTTCAGTTTTTAAATATGTTATTGCAGGTGTTGGAGAACTGTCTATGCCCAAATCTTATTTAGGAGCTTTTGTTATTGAGGGTCATGGTGAGATTGATGGTGTTTCTTTAAAAGCAGGAGATAGTTTCCTGATTACAGCCAACACAAAAAAATTATTATGGAAAGGAGAAATGACTTTATTGGCTTATTCTGGCTAA
- a CDS encoding class I mannose-6-phosphate isomerase: MYEKIKTRSPNFDLHPVFEIPQTTSYLGYEEIFNVIYQQVQTFKKPCVVVIDSYYEINHQQLKDKIIDLLNPQLFIDMNEIKYNEAMIQQRLGQFITEDRINGVFVTGDIQQYFDLDKVVLAQQKIQEATGLVVIFGVGAGIMTHGDIFVYNNITIQRIKDGYFSALSNWGAHNENEDPLTKEKRFNFVESRLLDNHKRHMFPHMDYVIDGDDEYAPVMISGDDFRKALNYFASHPFKLEPFFNRGIWGGHWCKDVLNGGLDKENTAWGMTGWMNAQNALAKIGDHEFRIVGRDIIQYQPLNFLGHQNYFWFGYNCPVGCDFLDTWGGGNLSLQVHSDIAYGQEVFNSQFGHYESYYMLDTNENSCVYLGTKDGVKKDEIVKAFEQAQETGEFDDKKYINCFPMKTHDHIYIPSGTIHASGKDTLVLEINPIGFQTFKLWDWGRIDADGKPRPINIEHGAKVIQEEYQTEFVKNHLISKKSEVARGSGWRKEHSGTMEYELLKVDRYWFHKPIFFETKDHVKLHVLVEGEEAQIISPLQKFEPITIHYAEAVFIPASVGQYVIKPFDANHEELAILECYMDMGDAYH, from the coding sequence ATGTATGAAAAAATAAAAACACGCTCACCTAACTTTGATTTGCATCCTGTCTTTGAAATACCTCAGACAACATCATATTTGGGATACGAGGAGATTTTCAATGTTATATATCAACAAGTTCAAACATTTAAAAAACCATGTGTTGTGGTAATTGATTCTTATTATGAGATTAATCACCAACAACTCAAAGACAAAATCATTGATTTATTAAATCCACAATTATTTATTGATATGAATGAAATCAAATACAATGAAGCTATGATTCAACAAAGACTAGGACAGTTTATTACCGAAGATCGTATTAATGGTGTTTTTGTAACAGGTGATATTCAACAATACTTTGATCTAGATAAAGTTGTCTTGGCACAACAGAAAATTCAAGAAGCGACAGGGTTGGTTGTTATTTTTGGAGTTGGTGCAGGAATAATGACTCATGGCGATATTTTCGTTTATAACAATATAACTATTCAACGTATTAAAGATGGTTATTTCTCAGCATTGTCGAACTGGGGAGCACATAATGAGAATGAAGATCCACTAACCAAAGAAAAACGGTTTAACTTTGTAGAATCACGTTTGTTGGATAATCATAAACGACATATGTTTCCTCATATGGATTATGTTATTGATGGGGATGATGAATATGCTCCTGTTATGATAAGTGGAGATGATTTTAGAAAAGCATTAAATTATTTTGCAAGTCATCCATTTAAGTTAGAACCATTCTTTAACCGTGGCATTTGGGGAGGACATTGGTGCAAAGATGTCTTAAATGGAGGATTGGATAAGGAAAATACAGCATGGGGAATGACAGGCTGGATGAACGCACAAAATGCCTTAGCGAAAATTGGTGATCATGAGTTTAGAATTGTTGGAAGAGATATTATTCAATATCAGCCATTAAACTTTTTAGGGCACCAAAATTATTTTTGGTTTGGATACAATTGTCCAGTTGGCTGCGATTTCTTAGATACATGGGGTGGAGGAAATTTGAGTTTACAAGTTCACTCTGATATAGCATATGGACAAGAAGTTTTTAATTCTCAATTTGGACATTATGAAAGTTACTATATGCTTGATACGAATGAAAATTCTTGTGTTTATTTGGGAACAAAAGATGGAGTGAAAAAGGATGAAATTGTTAAAGCATTCGAGCAAGCTCAAGAAACAGGAGAATTTGATGATAAAAAATATATAAATTGTTTTCCTATGAAAACACATGATCATATTTATATACCTAGTGGAACAATTCATGCTTCAGGTAAAGATACATTAGTGTTGGAAATTAATCCGATTGGCTTTCAAACTTTTAAACTATGGGATTGGGGACGTATTGATGCTGATGGCAAACCACGACCAATTAACATTGAACATGGAGCAAAGGTTATTCAAGAGGAGTATCAAACAGAATTTGTTAAAAATCATCTGATTTCTAAGAAAAGTGAAGTTGCAAGAGGAAGTGGATGGCGTAAAGAACACAGTGGAACAATGGAATATGAATTATTAAAAGTAGATCGATACTGGTTTCATAAGCCTATTTTCTTTGAAACAAAAGATCATGTAAAACTTCATGTTTTAGTAGAAGGAGAAGAAGCACAAATCATCAGTCCTTTACAAAAGTTTGAACCTATAACTATTCATTATGCAGAAGCTGTCTTTATACCAGCAAGTGTAGGGCAGTATGTGATTAAACCTTTTGATGCCAATCATGAAGAACTTGCGATATTAGAGTGTTATATGGATATGGGAGATGCTTATCATTAA
- a CDS encoding class I mannose-6-phosphate isomerase has product MYEVEERNPNFELYPMKKIDCKYVFSGFQAIVDELKKHIVKPSTVICIDYYYGVNQTLIEKEIINALNPDHVICVDEAKYPEEVISKKFHCFITDDRVNGVFSFAKIQEFFDPDKIALLQKQIHEEEGLIVVYGVGAGLIHTGDLSVYGSMSYQTIKNRFMDGMDNWGAQNYEEEYLRKEKRFTFLESRVLDKHKRAILKNCDYVIDCNRDNDFVMLTHKDYDYMIHQFVTSPFKPIPIFSKGVWGGHWCQKVLGAGLELENTAWGITGFLDWQAVAAEINHCVFEFPSTDLIQYAPKELLGYKIWYLYGYRCPLHVNFLDTWGGENLSLQVHPTLAYAQEEFNSSWGHYESYYFLDANENSSVYLGTKDGVQLDELVDAFETAQVTGQFDDEKYINNFPVQKHDHVFIPGGTIHSSGKDTLTLEIDMFCFTTFKLWDWGRLDYDGKPRPIHIEHGKNVIQEEFQTQMIKDQFISQHPEVDSGYGWRKERSGTMPFEAPMEVNRYWFKNVIHFDTNDCIMIHVLVEGEEAIIESLDESFEPMVIHYAEAVFVPAAAGQYTIRPYGKSQNTECALLEIYMDI; this is encoded by the coding sequence ATGTATGAAGTAGAAGAAAGAAATCCTAACTTTGAATTATATCCTATGAAAAAGATTGATTGTAAATATGTTTTTTCAGGGTTTCAAGCAATTGTTGATGAGTTGAAGAAACATATTGTTAAACCTTCAACTGTCATTTGTATTGATTATTATTATGGTGTCAATCAAACACTTATAGAAAAAGAGATTATAAATGCTTTAAATCCAGATCATGTTATTTGTGTAGATGAAGCAAAATATCCAGAAGAAGTGATATCAAAGAAATTTCATTGCTTTATAACAGATGATAGAGTGAATGGTGTTTTTAGTTTTGCGAAGATACAGGAATTCTTCGATCCAGATAAAATAGCTTTATTACAAAAGCAAATACATGAAGAAGAGGGATTGATTGTTGTCTATGGAGTAGGAGCAGGCTTAATACACACAGGTGATTTATCTGTTTATGGTTCAATGAGTTATCAGACAATTAAGAATCGTTTTATGGATGGAATGGATAACTGGGGAGCACAGAATTATGAAGAAGAATATTTACGTAAAGAAAAACGTTTTACTTTCTTAGAGAGCCGAGTTTTAGATAAACATAAAAGAGCGATATTGAAAAACTGTGATTATGTTATTGATTGTAATCGTGATAATGATTTTGTGATGTTAACACATAAAGATTATGACTATATGATTCATCAGTTTGTAACAAGTCCATTTAAACCTATTCCTATTTTTTCTAAAGGAGTATGGGGAGGACATTGGTGTCAAAAGGTCTTGGGAGCAGGTTTAGAATTAGAAAATACAGCATGGGGAATCACAGGATTTCTTGATTGGCAGGCAGTCGCTGCTGAAATTAACCATTGTGTATTTGAGTTTCCTTCGACTGATTTAATTCAGTATGCTCCAAAAGAGTTACTGGGATATAAGATTTGGTATTTATATGGATATCGTTGTCCTTTACATGTTAATTTCTTAGATACATGGGGAGGAGAAAACTTAAGTTTGCAAGTTCATCCAACTCTTGCTTATGCTCAAGAAGAGTTTAACTCCTCTTGGGGTCATTATGAAAGCTATTATTTCTTAGATGCTAATGAGAACAGTTCCGTTTATTTAGGAACTAAGGATGGTGTTCAATTAGATGAATTGGTTGATGCCTTTGAAACTGCTCAAGTAACAGGTCAATTTGATGATGAAAAGTACATAAATAACTTTCCTGTTCAAAAACATGATCATGTTTTTATACCTGGAGGAACAATCCATTCATCTGGAAAAGATACCTTAACATTAGAAATAGATATGTTTTGTTTTACAACTTTTAAGTTATGGGATTGGGGTCGTTTGGATTATGATGGAAAACCACGTCCAATTCATATTGAACATGGAAAGAATGTTATTCAAGAAGAATTTCAAACTCAAATGATAAAAGATCAATTTATATCTCAACATCCTGAGGTAGATTCAGGATATGGATGGCGAAAAGAAAGAAGTGGAACAATGCCATTTGAGGCACCAATGGAAGTCAATAGATATTGGTTTAAGAATGTTATTCATTTTGATACAAATGATTGTATTATGATTCATGTTCTTGTTGAAGGTGAAGAAGCTATTATTGAAAGCTTAGATGAAAGTTTTGAACCTATGGTTATTCATTACGCTGAAGCTGTTTTTGTTCCAGCAGCAGCTGGACAATATACAATAAGACCATATGGAAAATCTCAAAATACTGAATGTGCTCTGTTAGAAATTTATATGGATATTTAA
- a CDS encoding GntR family transcriptional regulator has protein sequence MQYHIDKNLPLPLYYQLKQIIMNSIDEGIYQEDTAIPTEFELISKYDVSRTTVRQALNELVNEGYLYRKKGIGTFVSPQSKIDEKSDAFNTSIYKIDRVINRNGFICKTEFLDAGVVPAPHDVATYLEIEVGQEVWFMDRIRYADNKPASFSRSYFNKSLIDNFVEDAHTASQHFYQYLESKGYKISIIREKLKPGLPDKDIKKALSLDGKNPIMLIEDIGYLDNGKPIEFSISVLDVSFVDFSATFKR, from the coding sequence ATGCAATATCATATAGATAAAAATTTACCTTTACCTTTATACTATCAACTTAAACAAATTATTATGAATTCTATAGATGAAGGTATTTATCAAGAGGATACAGCTATTCCTACTGAATTTGAGCTCATTAGTAAATATGATGTCAGTCGAACAACTGTTAGACAAGCCTTAAATGAATTAGTTAATGAAGGTTATCTTTATCGTAAAAAAGGAATAGGAACATTTGTTTCACCCCAATCAAAAATTGATGAAAAATCTGATGCCTTTAATACAAGTATCTATAAAATCGATAGAGTTATTAACAGAAATGGTTTTATTTGTAAAACAGAATTTCTAGATGCAGGAGTTGTTCCAGCTCCTCATGATGTCGCTACATACTTAGAAATAGAAGTTGGACAGGAAGTTTGGTTTATGGATAGAATTAGATACGCTGATAATAAACCAGCTTCATTTTCACGTTCATATTTTAATAAATCACTTATTGATAATTTTGTAGAAGATGCACATACAGCTTCTCAACATTTCTATCAATATCTTGAAAGTAAAGGTTATAAAATATCAATTATTAGAGAAAAATTAAAACCTGGACTACCTGATAAAGATATTAAAAAAGCATTATCTTTAGATGGAAAAAATCCTATTATGTTAATAGAAGATATAGGTTATCTAGATAATGGGAAACCTATTGAATTTTCAATATCTGTCCTTGATGTTTCATTTGTAGATTTTTCAGCAACATTTAAGCGTTAG
- a CDS encoding HAD-IIB family hydrolase → MVKVIFCDLDDTLLQPKTKEITYQDQQSIKRWLDSGHLFVLATARHHSFLNNISDKFHEFDFDCIGWNGAEIYMNHKVTKLYPFSSYKLEALYQKLKSYQAMLKVTNIENMYIFGEIDSYAYHLFDSEIKHQCIYPYSINEYLRNKNKPIVHVNYIFQTAQQAQYFIKDYQQLFKEDFLQCKVTSPTSFDLTMPNATKEKGIQAYLEYNNIPITDAAVIGDSQNDIGMMQLVQKSFCMQHGHPKAKKAAYKVVCSVSEAIECLEGDEK, encoded by the coding sequence ATGGTTAAAGTGATATTTTGTGATTTAGATGATACATTGTTACAACCTAAAACAAAAGAAATAACTTATCAGGATCAGCAGTCTATTAAAAGATGGTTAGATAGTGGACATTTATTTGTGCTTGCTACTGCACGCCATCATTCCTTCTTAAATAACATCTCAGATAAGTTTCATGAATTTGATTTTGATTGTATTGGCTGGAATGGTGCAGAAATCTATATGAATCATAAAGTCACAAAACTATATCCCTTTTCTTCATATAAATTAGAAGCGTTATATCAAAAGTTAAAGTCTTATCAAGCTATGTTAAAAGTCACAAATATTGAAAACATGTATATATTTGGTGAAATAGATTCTTATGCCTACCATTTGTTTGATAGTGAAATAAAACACCAGTGTATATATCCATATTCAATAAACGAATATTTACGCAATAAAAACAAACCTATTGTTCATGTGAATTATATTTTTCAAACTGCTCAACAAGCTCAATATTTTATAAAAGATTATCAACAGTTATTCAAGGAAGATTTTCTACAATGTAAAGTCACATCACCTACAAGTTTTGACTTAACTATGCCTAATGCAACAAAAGAAAAAGGAATTCAAGCATATTTAGAATACAATAATATACCCATTACAGATGCAGCGGTTATAGGAGATAGCCAAAATGATATAGGTATGATGCAACTTGTACAAAAAAGTTTTTGTATGCAACATGGTCATCCAAAAGCTAAAAAGGCTGCTTATAAAGTTGTTTGTTCAGTAAGTGAAGCAATAGAGTGTTTGGAAGGAGATGAAAAATGA